In Nitrospinota bacterium, one genomic interval encodes:
- a CDS encoding ethylbenzene dehydrogenase-related protein, whose protein sequence is SDMAFGGGGYYMYEPDGKLGGLDTKHESGSKSARNATGSETTGTGDITKRNTYVDFGMGKNEGVYNPGRATGNIMSDADMRVSAVEDLNAEGFSTLTTQAHQDVQGDGNWSNNRWAVVFKRALSNDDQNDTQFKSGKTPMAIAIWNGQNKERNGQKGVTQWHELKY, encoded by the coding sequence ACTCCGATATGGCTTTCGGCGGCGGCGGATACTACATGTATGAGCCCGATGGAAAATTGGGTGGTCTCGACACCAAGCATGAGTCAGGCAGTAAATCCGCACGGAATGCAACTGGGTCCGAAACAACCGGAACCGGTGACATCACCAAGCGGAACACCTACGTTGACTTTGGTATGGGCAAAAATGAGGGTGTATACAACCCTGGCCGGGCAACCGGCAACATTATGTCCGATGCCGATATGCGGGTGTCTGCTGTTGAAGACCTGAATGCAGAAGGGTTCAGCACATTGACGACCCAGGCGCATCAGGATGTTCAAGGTGACGGCAACTGGAGCAACAACCGCTGGGCGGTTGTGTTCAAGCGTGCTTTGAGCAACGATGACCAGAACGACACGCAGTTCAAATCGGGTAAAACCCCGATGGCGATTGCAATCTGGAATGGTCAGAATAAAGAAAGAAACGGCCAGAAAGGCGTTACTCAGTGGCATGAATTGAAGTACTAA
- the pal gene encoding peptidoglycan-associated lipoprotein Pal, protein MMKTSKQILLITLILFIFFASGCSKNFFGRDDARPDSNIFGMAGDLEEIEEKSGGVDSSSGRDDKTGLDQKVGAAEQGVPGNGASGSFSAEPFAGEGEGLRIDGSDTKETPEPFLTEKGEDMVASLPHDEQARRSLPYHPIDHLTDIHFAFDKYDLDDKSRAILQENVAYLKTHPASRIEIRGHCDERGSNSYNISLGERRAQSTKSYLTSLGVDASRIRTISYGEERPFCFESNEACWYQNRRAHFLVAD, encoded by the coding sequence ATGATGAAAACATCCAAACAAATATTACTGATAACGCTGATTCTCTTCATATTTTTTGCTTCCGGCTGTTCCAAAAACTTTTTCGGAAGGGATGACGCTAGGCCCGACTCAAATATTTTTGGGATGGCAGGTGATCTCGAAGAGATTGAAGAAAAATCCGGCGGAGTGGATTCCTCCTCTGGCAGGGATGATAAAACCGGCCTCGACCAGAAAGTGGGTGCGGCCGAACAGGGAGTGCCGGGCAACGGTGCAAGCGGTTCTTTCAGCGCCGAACCTTTTGCCGGAGAAGGGGAGGGTTTGCGCATCGATGGCAGTGATACGAAGGAAACTCCTGAACCGTTTCTGACCGAAAAGGGGGAGGATATGGTCGCTTCCTTGCCTCACGACGAGCAAGCCCGCCGCTCGTTGCCTTATCATCCCATCGACCACCTGACGGACATTCATTTTGCGTTTGATAAGTACGACCTGGATGACAAGTCAAGGGCCATCCTGCAGGAAAACGTGGCCTACCTGAAGACTCATCCGGCGTCCAGGATTGAAATCCGGGGGCATTGTGATGAGCGTGGCAGCAACAGCTACAACATCAGCCTCGGTGAAAGGCGCGCGCAGTCGACCAAGTCATACTTGACTTCCCTGGGAGTCGATGCAAGCCGGATTCGTACCATCAGCTATGGCGAGGAAAGACCTTTCTGCTTTGAAAGCAATGAAGCCTGTTGGTATCAAAACCGTAGAGCCCACTTTCTGGTTGCCGATTAA
- a CDS encoding rhodanese-like domain-containing protein, translating into MENISIDELHRRIDNLNDQQLILDVRSAEEFNEGHIAGAQNTPHEEVGSIVEDLKKFETVYVHCKMGGRAKMASQILSSSGLDNIVCVGDGGMQRWNEMGWSIES; encoded by the coding sequence ATGGAAAACATATCCATTGATGAACTGCACCGTCGCATTGATAATTTGAATGACCAGCAACTGATCCTCGATGTCCGGTCCGCTGAGGAATTTAATGAAGGGCATATTGCAGGCGCGCAAAATACTCCGCACGAAGAAGTTGGGTCCATTGTCGAAGACCTTAAAAAATTTGAGACGGTTTATGTTCACTGCAAAATGGGGGGGCGAGCCAAAATGGCGTCGCAGATTCTCAGCAGTTCAGGATTGGACAATATTGTTTGCGTGGGAGATGGGGGAATGCAGCGCTGGAATGAGATGGGCTGGTCCATCGAATCCTGA